The DNA segment TATTTTCCAACAAGTACAACACCAAAAGATTCCATCAAAGTCTAGGTTACCTAACCCCTCAAGAATATGTTATATTGCAGAGGCAAAGAAAGGAGAACAACCGTTCTCTATCTATGGGTCCAGCACACTTATGTTGTATTTTGTGTCGTATGATATTATAATGAGCGAAACGAATTAATCGAAGACATCACTTGTTTTGCTTATTTATCTTCGATATAATAACCCAATGAAAATTAAATTAAATTTTGCCAAAGTTAAAAACTTACAAGATAATCTCCAAAAAAGAATAAAGCTTAACCGCAAAATAACTGTTTTTTCCCTGGGTCTTCTTCTTTTACTTTTAACTCTTTATACCTTTAAGGGCCAATTTGTCGTTGCCCTGGTTAACGGCCGGCCGATTTTTCGAACCACTTTAATTTCGGAATTGGAAAAACAAGCCGGGGCCAAAGTTTTGGACTCTTTAATTACGAAATCTTTAGTTTTTGAAGAGGCCGGTAAACAAAAGGTGAGCGTAAGTAACGACGAGATTAACCAGGAAATTAAAAAACTGGAAGATAATTTTAATAAACAAGGACAAAGCCTTGACCAGCTTTTATCGGCTCAAGGGATGACGCGCAAGGATTTGGAAGAACAAATAAGATTGCAAAAAATCGTCGAAAAGATACTTGTCAAAGAAGTCACCGTTACCGATGGGGAAATCAAAGATTATTTTGACAAAAATAAAACCAGTCTTTATAAAACTTCAAAATTTGAAGACGTTAAGGAAGCAATCAAAAAACAACTGGAGCAGGAAAAACTGAGCGAAAAAATTCAAAGCTGGCTAAGCTCGCTTCGCGAGAGCGCCAAGATTAATTATTTTCTTAAACTTTAAACGGTAAAATCCTTGACAACCCCTCCCTCTTTCTGTTAAACTGATACTATTGTAGTGTCAGTTTATGAAAATCACCAAGCGCCAGGATTACGCCATTTTACTTATGACTAAGCTTTGCCTTGAGTGGCAAAAGCGCCTCGTGCCATTGTCGGAAATTGCTAAAACCTATCATCTTTCGCCGCTTTTTTTAAAACAGTTAGCCATTGATTTAAAAAGCGCCAAACTGATTAAAAGCAAAGAAGGGATGGGCGGCGGCTACTCTTTATCCCGTCGTCCGCAAACCATTAACCTGGCCGATATCCTGATAAGTCTTTCCGGGCAACAAATTTTATCGCCAAGTTGTTTGAAGAAAAACAGTCGTTGCGCGTTAATTTCGACTTGTCCGCCGAAAAGGATTTGGCAAAAAATCAATACGGAAATGACTAAAAGTCTTCAAAAAATCAGTTTAGCGGAGATCGCCAGATGAAAGACACTTTTGAAATCATCGGTTTAAAGGTGACCGTTGCGGGCAAAATAATCCTTAAGGGCCTTAATTTAAAAATTAAAAAGGGAGAAATGCATATTTTGATGGGGCCCAACGGTGCCGGTAAAACCAGTCTGGTCTTAGCCGCCATGGGGCACCCCGGCTATAAGGTGACAAGCGGTCTAATGACAATCGGCAATCAGGAAATAACTAATCTTCCTTCGGAACAGCGTTCAAAATTAGGTCTTTTTGTTTCTTTCCAAAAACCTCCGGAAATTCCCGGTGTTTCCGTCCGGAATTTATTAAGAATGGTTGTTAAGGACGATCTGGAAGAAAAAATCGCGAAGAATATGCATGATCTTCAAATTAAAGAAGAATTCTTAAGCCGCTCGCTTAACGAAAATTTCTCCGGTGGAGAAATGAGAAAAATGGAATTGCTTCAGGCAAAAGTTTTAAAACCTCGCTTTTTGATTTTAGACGAAATCGACAGCGGTTTAGATATTGACAGTTTAAAGTTGATAACAAAAATCATCAGCCAAATGAGTCAAAACGCCGGCCTTTTGGTGATTACTCATAATCCCAGACTCTTAAAATTTTTAAAACCCGACTACGTCCACGTCATGCTGGGCGGAAGAATCGTCAAGAGCGATGGTTTGAAATTAGGTGAAGAAATTGAAAGGAGGGGTTATTCGTGGTTGGCAAAAAATTAATTGAGGAAATCTCTTATCAAAAAAAAGAGCCCGATTGGATGAGAAAATTGCGTCTTAAGGCTTGGGAAATTTATGAAAAGAAACCCTTGCCCAATTTTGGTCCTGATTTACGTGATCTTGATTTGACGAAAATTAATTATTACCAAACTCCCAAAACTCTTCCGCAAAGCCGCTGGCAGGATTTGCCCTTGGACATTCGGCAAACTTATGAAAAATTGAAAATTCCCGAAATGGAGAAAAAGTATTTAGCCGGCAATTTAGCCCAATATGAATCCTCGGCCGTTTACGAAAAACTGAAGAAAACCTGGGAAGACAAAAAGGTCATTTTTCTGGATATGGATTCGGCTTTACAAAAATACCCCGAGGAAGTCAAAAAATATTTCATGAATTTGGTTTCTTTTGACGAGCACAAATTCACTGCTTTGCACACGGCTTTTTGGTCGGGCGGCACTTTTATTTATTTGCCTCAAGACGTTTGTCTTTGTTTGCCTTTACAGTCGTATTTTAGAATGCAATCAGCCAGATTAGGTCAATTTGAGCACACGATTATTGTGGCCGACCGGGGTTCCTTCGTGCATTACCTTGAAGGTTGTACGGCGCCTCAAGATTCCGAATTTTCCCTTCATGCCGGCGCGGTCGAAGTTTACGTTGGTAAACAAGCCAGGGTGCGTTTTACGACCGTTCAGAATTGGAGTAAAAATATTTACAATTTGGCGACCAAAAGAGCTTTGGTTGGTGAGAACGGCCGCATCGAATGGGTCAGCGGTTCCTTAGGCAGTAAAGTGACCATGCTTTATCCCACGAGTGTCCTTGGGGAAAAAGGGGCGAGCAGTTCCCATTTATCAATTTCCTGGGCGGGAAAAGGTCAGGTCAAGGATACCGGCGGCAAAGTCATTCACTTGGCCGAAAATACCAGCTCGACGATTACGGCCAAAAGCCTAAGTTCGGGCGGCGGCAAAAATATTTTCCGCGGCCAAATTAAAGTTCTCTCCGGCGCGAAAAATTGTCGAAGCTTGATGCGTTGCGATTCCTTAATTTTGGACAAAACGTCAGAGGCTGAAAGTTTTCCGAGTTTAGACATTAAAGAAAAAGACGTCGCCGTCGGTCATGAGGCAACGGTGGGCAGAATTTCCGAGGAACAATTATTTTATCTTCAATCACGAGGGATTTCGGAGAAAGAAGCGACTAATTTAATAGTTGCCGGTTTTATCGAACCCATAATTTCGGAAATTCCCCTGGAATATTCAGTGGAATTAAACAGATTAATCGAAATGGAGTTAAATTAAAATGTTAGACACCCAAAAAATCAGAAGCGATTTTCCGATTTTAAAAAGAAAAATTAACGGTAAATTGCTTATTTATCTTGATTCCACGGCTTCGTCTTTAAAACCGCAGCTGGTCCTTTCGGCGATGGACGAATATTACACCAAATTCGGGGTGAATATTTTCCGCGGTCTTTATAAGTTGTCTCAAGAGGCAACTGAAGCTTATGAAGAAGCGCGGCAGAAAGTCGCCTCTTTTATAGGCAGCCAAACGCCTAAAGAAGTTATTTTTGTCAGGAATACGACCGAGGCGGTTAACCTGGTGGCCACTGCTTGGGGAATGGCCAATATTGACAAACAAAGCGAAATTATCTGTACCGTGATGGAGCATCACTCCAATTTTCTTCCCTGGCAGCAATTGGCCAAAAACAAGGGCGCGAGAATTAAATATCTGGATATAGATCAAGACGGAAAACTCAAAACTCAAAACTCAAAACTCAACGGAATCGTGACCAGAAAAACCAAATTAATCGCCTTAACTCATGTTTCTAACGTCTTGGGAACAATTAATCCTATAAGGGAAATTTCTCAGGCCGTGAAAAAGATTAATCCTGATTGTTTGGTTTTTGTTGATGCGGCCCAATCGGTTCCGCATTTGCCCATTGACGTTTGTGACCTGGGTTGTGATTTTTTAGCCTTTTCCGGGCATAAAATGCTCGGGCCGGTCGGGATCGGTGTTCTTTGGGGGAAAAAGAAACCCCTGGACGAAATGCCTCCCTATCAATACGGTGGCGAGATGATTAAAGATGTTTTTCTTGAACAAACGACCTTTGCCGAGTCTCCGGCCAAATTTGAAGCCGGGACGCCCAATATTGCCGGCGCCATCGGCTTAGGAGCCGCCGTTTCCTACCTTCAAAAAGTCGGTATGGAAAATGTCAGAAAGCATGAATTATTATTGACCGATTACGCTTTAAAACAATTAGGCAAAATCGCCAATTTAACTGTTTACGGACCCAAAAAAGCCGAAGAACGCGGAGGGGTTATCGCTTTTAATGTTTCAGGCATTCATCCTCATGATTTGGCGCAAATTCTAGACGAAGACAATCTTTGCCTAAGATCCGGTCAACACTGCGCCATGCCCTTACATCAACGTTTGGGAATTTCGGCTTCGTGCCGGGTAAGTTTTTATGTTTATAATACTGGTGAGGAAATTGATAAATTAATCAAGGGCATTAAAAAAGCCCAAAAGATTTTTAAAGTTTAATGAATCTTTATAAAGACCGAATTCTTGATCATTATCGAAAGCCGAGAAACTTCGGGAGAATCGTCAAACCGGACGCGTCTTATGAGCAGGAAAATTCTTTTTGTGGGGACAGAATTGGCATGGAGATAAAACTCCTAACCCATAACCCCAAGCTCATAACTTTGGGTGAGATTAAATTTTGGGGCGAGGGTTGTGCGATTTCTCAAGCTTCGGCCTCGATGTTAACCGAAAAAGTCAAAGGAAAATCGTTAGGCGAAATCAAAAAACTTGGCAAAGAAGACATTTTATCCATGCTGGGGATTGAATTAAGTCCGGCCAGATTAAAGTGCGCGCTTTTACCTTTGGAGGTTTTACAAAAATTAATCACTCTGTTATAGTTTGCTTATGGAGAAAAGTATAACTTGGAAAATTGGCGGTCCGGCCGGTTTCGGCATCATGGTTTCCGGAACCATTTTAGCTAAGGCTTTTGCCCGCGCCGGTCTTTATCTTGCTTCAACGACCGAATACCCTTCCTTAATTCGCGGCGGCCACAACACTTATATTATCAGAGCCTCGGCAGAGGAAATTTTTTCCCTGATTTTCTCCGTTGATCTTTTGGTAGCCTTAAACCAGGAAACGATAATTTTGCATAAAGACGAACTGTCCCAGGGTGCCGGTTTAATTTACGATAGCGAAGACCCAGAGATTGGGAAGGATCTTTTACCGGAAGCAAATTGCCATCTTTTCCCCGTGCCCTTAGTGAAGTTAGCCACTCAAGACGGCGGGGCCAAACTCATGATGAATAATGTCGCTTTGGGTTCTTCGTGGGCGGTTATGAATCTGCCTTTTGAAATTTTAGCCGGTGTTGTTGCCGACGTTTTTAATAAAAAGGGTGAGGAAATCATTAAAGAAAACCTGCAGGCGGCCAAAGCCGGCTTCGAATATATCAAGAAAAATTTTCCTCATGATTTTGATTATCAGCTTCATGAAGGTCAGGCGCCGAAACGTTTGGTTTTATCGGGTAACGAGGCGATCGGTTTGGGAGCCATCATGGCCGGCTTGGGTTTTGCCGCGCTTTATCCCATGACGCCCATTAACGGTCTTTTGCAATTTTTAGCCAGTAAAAGTGAAGAAGCGGGTTTTGTTTTTAAACAACCGGAAGACGAAATTGCCGGTATCAATATGGCGATTGGCGCTTCTTATGCCGGGGCCAGAAGTTTGGTCGCGACTTCAGGCGGCGGTTTTTCTTTAATGACCGAAGCTTATTCCATGGCGGCGATGACCGAGACACCTTTAGTTGTCGTGATGGGCATAAGACCCGGGCCCTCAAGCGGTTTGCCGACCTGGACCGGACAGGGCGATCTTAAATTTGTCCTGGGAGCTTCACCGGGTGATTTTACCCGGATTGTTTTAACGCCCGGAGATCCCCAGGAATGTTTTGAATTAACGCAGGTTGCTTTTAATTTAGCCGACCGTTATCAAACCCCGGTTATCCTTTTGGTGGACAAATTTTTATGCGAAAGCTTAGGCACAATCGAAAAAGCGAAAATTGCGACAGAGAGAATAGCTATTGATAGAGGTAAACTTCTGGATTTATCGGCGGCCGATTATAAAAGGTATCAGATAACCGAAGACGGGATTTCACCGAGAATTTTGCCCGGGAAGATCTTTTTTGTGACCGACTCTTACGAACACGACGAAATGGGTTTGGCAACCGAAGACGCTTCAATGATCAAAAAGATGGTGGAGAAAAGAGGTCGTAAATTCTCCTTACTGGAAAAAGAGGTGCCCGAACCGCAACTTTTCGGGGATCAGGATGCCGAAATAACCCTGGTCGGTTGGGGGTCAACCAAGGGAGCGGCGAGAGAAGCGATAGGAAGACTTAAAACTCAACACGTAGGACTTAAAATCAATTATCTTCATTTAAATTGGATAAATCCGTTTCCCAAAGAAGCAGTGACGAAGATTTTATCAAAAGCCAAAAAAATCATCAGTTGCGAAGGCAACGCCACCGGTCAGATGGCTGGTTTTTTAAGGGAACAAACCGGCGTGGAAATTAAAAAGCAAATTTTAAAATATGATGGCCGGGCTTTTTTCCCTGAAGACATCATTGAAGGAGTGAAAAAATATGCTTGAGGCAACTTGGTGTCCCGGTTGCGGCAATTTCGGTATTTGGCAGGCCCTGAAAAACGCTTTTGTTAATCTTTCTTTATCGGCCAAAGACGCGGTGGTCGTTTTTGACATCGGTTGCAACAGCAATATGTTCAATTGGCTTAAGATGACTTCTTTTGAAAGTCTTCACGGTAGGACCCTACCGGTGGCTTCCGGGATTAAAATTATCAATCCGAAGCTTGCGGTTTTGGCGGTGGCCGGTGACGGGGGTTGTTACGGTGAAGGCGGTAATCATCTTTTGCACGCGGCGAAACACAATCTGGATCTGACTTTATTGGTTCATAATAATCAGGTTTATGCCTTAACGACGGGTCAAACCTCACCGACCTCAGCTAGGGGATTTAAAAGCAAATCAACGCCCGCAGGCTCATTTGACCTAGCTTTAAATCCTTTGGCCGTGGCCATTGCTGCCGGAGCCAGTTTTGTGGCGCGCGGTTTTGCCGGAGATTTACCGCATCTTACGGATTTGATGACTCAAGCCGTCAAACATAAGGGTTTTGCGATTGTTGATATTCTTC comes from the Patescibacteria group bacterium genome and includes:
- the sufC gene encoding Fe-S cluster assembly ATPase SufC: MKDTFEIIGLKVTVAGKIILKGLNLKIKKGEMHILMGPNGAGKTSLVLAAMGHPGYKVTSGLMTIGNQEITNLPSEQRSKLGLFVSFQKPPEIPGVSVRNLLRMVVKDDLEEKIAKNMHDLQIKEEFLSRSLNENFSGGEMRKMELLQAKVLKPRFLILDEIDSGLDIDSLKLITKIISQMSQNAGLLVITHNPRLLKFLKPDYVHVMLGGRIVKSDGLKLGEEIERRGYSWLAKN
- a CDS encoding iron-sulfur cluster assembly scaffold protein, with product MNLYKDRILDHYRKPRNFGRIVKPDASYEQENSFCGDRIGMEIKLLTHNPKLITLGEIKFWGEGCAISQASASMLTEKVKGKSLGEIKKLGKEDILSMLGIELSPARLKCALLPLEVLQKLITLL
- a CDS encoding 2-oxoacid:acceptor oxidoreductase subunit alpha, which encodes MEKSITWKIGGPAGFGIMVSGTILAKAFARAGLYLASTTEYPSLIRGGHNTYIIRASAEEIFSLIFSVDLLVALNQETIILHKDELSQGAGLIYDSEDPEIGKDLLPEANCHLFPVPLVKLATQDGGAKLMMNNVALGSSWAVMNLPFEILAGVVADVFNKKGEEIIKENLQAAKAGFEYIKKNFPHDFDYQLHEGQAPKRLVLSGNEAIGLGAIMAGLGFAALYPMTPINGLLQFLASKSEEAGFVFKQPEDEIAGINMAIGASYAGARSLVATSGGGFSLMTEAYSMAAMTETPLVVVMGIRPGPSSGLPTWTGQGDLKFVLGASPGDFTRIVLTPGDPQECFELTQVAFNLADRYQTPVILLVDKFLCESLGTIEKAKIATERIAIDRGKLLDLSAADYKRYQITEDGISPRILPGKIFFVTDSYEHDEMGLATEDASMIKKMVEKRGRKFSLLEKEVPEPQLFGDQDAEITLVGWGSTKGAAREAIGRLKTQHVGLKINYLHLNWINPFPKEAVTKILSKAKKIISCEGNATGQMAGFLREQTGVEIKKQILKYDGRAFFPEDIIEGVKKYA
- a CDS encoding SurA N-terminal domain-containing protein, giving the protein MKIKLNFAKVKNLQDNLQKRIKLNRKITVFSLGLLLLLLTLYTFKGQFVVALVNGRPIFRTTLISELEKQAGAKVLDSLITKSLVFEEAGKQKVSVSNDEINQEIKKLEDNFNKQGQSLDQLLSAQGMTRKDLEEQIRLQKIVEKILVKEVTVTDGEIKDYFDKNKTSLYKTSKFEDVKEAIKKQLEQEKLSEKIQSWLSSLRESAKINYFLKL
- a CDS encoding thiamine pyrophosphate-dependent enzyme; protein product: MLEATWCPGCGNFGIWQALKNAFVNLSLSAKDAVVVFDIGCNSNMFNWLKMTSFESLHGRTLPVASGIKIINPKLAVLAVAGDGGCYGEGGNHLLHAAKHNLDLTLLVHNNQVYALTTGQTSPTSARGFKSKSTPAGSFDLALNPLAVAIAAGASFVARGFAGDLPHLTDLMTQAVKHKGFAIVDILQPCVSFNNVNTFDWFRQRIYKMEQKPANKLAALEKALEFPQNGTDAKIPIGIFFQEEREVFQPETVEFKPEIERLSAEFL
- the sufB gene encoding Fe-S cluster assembly protein SufB, coding for MVGKKLIEEISYQKKEPDWMRKLRLKAWEIYEKKPLPNFGPDLRDLDLTKINYYQTPKTLPQSRWQDLPLDIRQTYEKLKIPEMEKKYLAGNLAQYESSAVYEKLKKTWEDKKVIFLDMDSALQKYPEEVKKYFMNLVSFDEHKFTALHTAFWSGGTFIYLPQDVCLCLPLQSYFRMQSARLGQFEHTIIVADRGSFVHYLEGCTAPQDSEFSLHAGAVEVYVGKQARVRFTTVQNWSKNIYNLATKRALVGENGRIEWVSGSLGSKVTMLYPTSVLGEKGASSSHLSISWAGKGQVKDTGGKVIHLAENTSSTITAKSLSSGGGKNIFRGQIKVLSGAKNCRSLMRCDSLILDKTSEAESFPSLDIKEKDVAVGHEATVGRISEEQLFYLQSRGISEKEATNLIVAGFIEPIISEIPLEYSVELNRLIEMELN
- a CDS encoding cysteine desulfurase, producing MLDTQKIRSDFPILKRKINGKLLIYLDSTASSLKPQLVLSAMDEYYTKFGVNIFRGLYKLSQEATEAYEEARQKVASFIGSQTPKEVIFVRNTTEAVNLVATAWGMANIDKQSEIICTVMEHHSNFLPWQQLAKNKGARIKYLDIDQDGKLKTQNSKLNGIVTRKTKLIALTHVSNVLGTINPIREISQAVKKINPDCLVFVDAAQSVPHLPIDVCDLGCDFLAFSGHKMLGPVGIGVLWGKKKPLDEMPPYQYGGEMIKDVFLEQTTFAESPAKFEAGTPNIAGAIGLGAAVSYLQKVGMENVRKHELLLTDYALKQLGKIANLTVYGPKKAEERGGVIAFNVSGIHPHDLAQILDEDNLCLRSGQHCAMPLHQRLGISASCRVSFYVYNTGEEIDKLIKGIKKAQKIFKV
- a CDS encoding Rrf2 family transcriptional regulator, translated to MKITKRQDYAILLMTKLCLEWQKRLVPLSEIAKTYHLSPLFLKQLAIDLKSAKLIKSKEGMGGGYSLSRRPQTINLADILISLSGQQILSPSCLKKNSRCALISTCPPKRIWQKINTEMTKSLQKISLAEIAR